The Anaerolineae bacterium genomic sequence ACGATGGTATAATTTTGACGTTGCCCGATTCCGCCCCTGGAGTGTCGTATATGCCTGAGAATCTCGCCCCGTCGAATGACGTGTCATCAGTCCCTGATCTTGAACCGGTTCAGCCGGAGGCTGATGTCACCAGCGAAGTCCCCGCGCAGCCTGAGGAGGAGCCAGCTACCGCGCCAGTTGAAGAGATGCCACTGCCGCAGCCTGCTGAGCCTGAGTCCAGCAGTGCGGAACCTGCCGAAGCCACGGTCGCCACTGAAGCAGGCGCCCCCGTACCGGAAAGCACCCCGGCTGACGAGGGAGAAGCGGCTGAGGCAGAGCCAGGGGAAGCTCCCTCCGGCGAGGAGGAGGGCAAGCTCAAGCGTGGCGATATCGTGGAAGGCCGGGTAATCCAGCGCTCGCCGACCGAGATCATTGTTGAGCTTGAGGATGGTGTCATCGGCATTGTGTCCGGCCGTGAGCTGGGCCGTATGGATCGTAAGGCGCTGGACGATCTGGAGATCGGCAAGAATGTGCTGGTCTATGTCCTCAACCCGTCCAATCGCAACAACCAGGCCGTTCTCTCCCTCACCCGCGCGCTGGAGGAACATGACTGGCGTGAGGCTCAGGAGTATGCAGAAAGTCAGCGCCTGTACCACGGCAAGGTTTCCGGCTATAACAAGGGTGGCCTGATCGTCCGCTTTGGCCGCGTGCGTGGCTTTGTCCCGGCCAGCCAGGTCAGCGAAGAGCGTCGTCAGGCTGCCGCGGGCGAAAGCCCGATGGAGCGCTGGGGCAGCATGATCGGCGATGATATCGTGGTCAAAGTGGTCGAGGTTGACCGCGCCCGCAACCGCCTGATCCTCTCCGAACGATCGGCCATCAAAGAGTGGCGCGACCAGCGTAAGGCTGACCTGCTGGATAAACTGGAAGTGGGTTCGGTACGGACGGGTCGCGTGGTGAGCCTGACTGATTTTGGCGCCTTTGTCGATCTTGGCGGGGCTGACGGCCTGGTGCACCTGACGGAGATGTCCTGGAAGCATGTCACCCGCCCGGACGAGATCGTCAAGGTGGGCGATGAAGTCCGGGTGAAGGTGATCAGTCTAGACCGGGAGCGCCGTCGCATTGGCCTGAGCATGAAGGCGCTGGAAACCGATCCCTGGGATGAGGTGGTCAAGAACTTCCGGGTCGGCCAGCTGGTCAGGGGCACGATCACCAAGCTGACCAAATTTGGCGCCTTTGCCTGCCTGGAAGGCGCGCCAGAGATCGAGGGCCTGATCCACATCTCCGAACTGGCCGATCACCGCGTGGGGCACCCGCGCGAGGTCGTCAACGAGAATGAGGTGCTGACCCTGCGCATCGTCAAGATCGACCGGGCGCAGCGCCGCATGGGCCTCAGCCTCAAGCAGGTCAACGCGGTGGATTACCTGGAAATCGACCTGGCCACGTACAACAATGATCAGACTCCTCCGGTGGCGGATACCCCGGCAGACGAAGCCACCGGGCCGGAAGAGGACACGGAGTCCTGACGTTTCCTGAGCGCGTGATGGGCGCCGGCTTAGAGTTCGATAAAAATGGATAACCCTGCTCGTAAAAGCGGGGTTTTTCCCGTTCTTTGTGTATAATGGTGGTGACAGTGATGGGGTTCCGGAGCGAGGTTCATTGGCACGGTGTGGTGCTGTCGCAAACATGGGCCGCCCTTGCCTGGGGAGATAAAGCCGGTTGCTGCGTGGTGCATCGCTCCTGAGCTGCTCTGTCGTTTTCTGCCGCGTTTCTTTCACAATATCTATGGTGTTGATCGCTGTGATGGGGTAAAGTATACGATCCAATCCCGGCAGTGATGGGGATGGATCAGATCGGTCGTTATCGCACGTTTCGGGTTTCAGGTGTTGAGGTAACAGGTGACCAGGCGCTGCCAGCAGTAAGCAGGATGAGGGGATGGAGGACAGACCATGTCCAAGAATAGTATGGAACGTTTTACTCAGCGCGCCCGCCGTGTGCTGAGTTTGGCCCAGGATGAAGCTGAGCGGATGCAGCACAACTATATCGGCACGGAGCATTTGCTGCTGGGCCTGATCCGCGAAGAGGGGGGAGTGGCCGGTCGCGTCCTGCGCGACCTGGGTCTGGACCCGCGCCGGGTCGAAGACCTGGTGATGCGGATGACCCAGGCGGGCAAGCGTACCAGCCCGGATGAACGGCTGGACCTTTCACCGGGGACCAAGCGCGTGCTGGAACTGGCGGTGGACGAGGCGCGCCGCCTGGAACATCATTATATTGGCACGGAGCACCTCCTGCTGGGTCTTGTCCGCCAGGAAGAAGGTGTGGCGATTGACGTGCTCAAGCGGCTGGGCGTTAGCCCGGAGGAGATCAAGCGCCACACCCGGCGGGTGTTGCAGGATAGCTCCTCCCCGTCGTTGCCCCGCCGTAGCTCCTCTGAAAGCGCCGGCAGCGCCAGCAGCAGTTCCGCCAGCACACCGCCCGGTCTCAATGCCCCCGAAACCCGCCCGGCCAAGCGGCGTAGCGGGGAGAGCAAGACCCCGCTGGTGGACCAGTTGGCTACCGACCTGACGGCCAAAGCCGAGGCCGGGGAACTGGACCCGGTGATCGGGCGCGATATGGAGATCGAACGGGTCATCCAGATCCTCAGCCGCCGCAACAAGAACAACCCCGCCCTGATTGGCGAACCGGGCGTCGGCAAGACGGCCATCGTTGAAGGGCTGGCTCAGCGGATCGTCAACCACGAGACTCCGCGCTCGCTGGAAGGTAAGCGCGTCCTGCAGCTCGATGTCGGCAGCCTGGTGGCCGGCACGATGTACCGCGGCCAGTTCGAAGAACGGCTCAAGCGGGTGATCGAGGAACTGAAGTCCTCCGATAGCATCCTCTTCATCGATGAGGTGCACATGCTGGTTGGCGCTGGCTCGGCGGGCAGCAGCGTTGACGCGGCCAACATCCTCAAACCGGCGCTGGCACGCGGCGAACTGCAATGCATTGGCGCCACGACATTCGACGAGTACCGCAAGCACATCGAGAGCGATGCGGCGCTGGAGCGGCGCTTCCAGCCGGTCAACGTGGATGAGCCGACAATTGAGGAGACGATCAGCATCCTGCAGGGCCTGCGGCCCAATTTTGAGGAGCATCACACCGTCGAGATCACCGACGAGGCGATCAGTGCCGCCGCGCACCTAAGCGCCCGCTATGTCACCGATCGCTTCCTGCCGGACAAGGCCATCGACTTGGTGGACGAAGGCTCGGCCCGTGTGCGGATGTACAAGAGTCCGGAATCGATGCGTGTGCGCAAGCTGGAAGCGCGCATCAATGACCTGCGGGAAGACCTCAACTACCCGGACGATTACACGGAAGAACAGCTTGCCGCCATGCGCAAGGAACTGGCCGACCTGGAGAAGGAATATGAAGGCTACCGCAGCCACTGGAATCCGGAAACCGGTCGCTCCCGCCTGACGGCGGAGGACATCGCCGAGGTGGTCTCTATGCTGACCGGCATCCCGGTCACACAGATTGCTGGCGAGGAAAGCGAGCGTCTGCTGCACATGGAAGACGCCCTTCGTCAGCGGATCATCGGCCAGGAGGAAGCTATCCAGGCGATCAGTAAGGCAGTGCGCCGCGCCCGCGCCGGGCTGAAGGATCCGCGCCGCCCGATTGGGTCGTTCATCTTCCTGGGTCCGACGGGCGTCGGTAAGACCGAGTTGACCAAGGCTCTGGCCCAGTTCCTCTTTGGCAGTGAGGACGCCCTGATCCAGCTCGACATGAGCGAGTTCATGGAGCGCCACAATGTGGCCCGTCTGGTCGGAGCGCCGCCCGGCTATGTCGGCTACGAAGAAGCCGGTCAGCTGACGGAAGCCATCCGCCGCCGTCCCTACAGCATCGTCGTCTTTGACGAGATCGAAAAGGCGCATCCAGAAGCCTTCAACATGCTCCTCCAGATCATGGAAGAAGGCCATCTAAGCGACGCTCGCGGGCGCACGGTGGACTTCCGCAATGCCCTGATCATCATGACCAGCAATATCGGTGCAGATACGATCAAGAAAGGCCCGTCGCTGGGCTTTGGCCTGCCAACGGCGGACGAGCAGAAGGAAGCAGAGCAGGGCTACGAAGCTATGCGCAAGACGCTGATGGAGCAGCTCCGCCGCGCCTTCCGCCCCGAATTTCTCAACCGCCTTGATGCGGTGATCGTCTTCCGTGCCCTGAGCAAGGAAGACATCACCAAGATCGTCGATCTGCGGCTGGACGAGGTGCGCCAGCGCGTGAAGGAACACGCGCTCAACCTGGAAGTGACCGACGCCGCCAAGGCGTTCCTGGCCCGCGAGGGCTTTGACCCGGAGTATGGTGCGCGGCCCCTGCGGCGGGTGATCACCAACCTGGTGGAAGACCGTCTGTCCGATTTCATTCTGAGTGGGCAGTACACCCTGGGCGGCACGGTGCTCATTGACTACGATGAGCAGGCTGGCGAGCTGACCTTCCGCGAAGTACAGCCGGAAAGCGCGGGCGAGCCGCAACCTTCCACCTGACCGGCCAGATAAGACTGAAGAGAATAGCAGCGGCTCCGGAGAGGCCAAACCCGGAGCCGCTGTTGTTTGCTGGCCTGTTGGCGCCTTGTTTTCCTGTTGGGAGCGTGAGGGCATACCGTGAGGAAGCAGAGGGCGGGTAACGCTCGCCAGCGATCCGTTTGCCTGGCATCCCTGCCCTTGCCCCTGGCTTCCTGATCTCCTGGTCTTCCGGCCTCCCGTCTCTTTTTCTGCCTCTGGCGTTCACGGCCGTTAGCAAGACCTGCCCCTTTCCGCTACAATGGGAAACCGCACTCCCTCGCTGTCAGCCTGTGGCTGCGCGTGCCGGGGGGCTGCCGAATGCGCCTGTGATCGAGCGCGTGGCCCCGGGCGCATTCTGCGCCTCTGGCCCGGTGTGATAGCGATCTATGACCCAGGATTTTGAAGCGTTAGTCAGCCACCTGCATTTTGTGGGCGGGCGGCCGGTCAATGCGCCGCCGCCCGGCGCCCTGATCCAGCTTGCTCCACGCAACACAGCCCGCAACCGGGAGCGGGATGCGTTTTTTGTGCTGGTCTTGCCCCAGAGCGGGCGGGCAGCCCGCCCGGTGTTCTACGAGCAACTGGCCCGCTGGGCGGCAGCTCGCTATTTTGAGAGCGAGGGCGGCGTGACTGTCGGGCTGCAGCGTGTGTTAACGACGCTCAATGATAATCTGCTGCAACACAACACCCGCCACCCGGAACAGCCGTTTTACGCGCATGCGATCTGCCTGGTGCTGCGTCAGCAGGAGGTGTACGTCGCCCGCACGGATGGGGCGGCGGCGTTGCTGTGGCAGGCGGGCGGCCTGCGTGCCTTTCCAGAGGATGTCCGCGCGGCCAGCGGGGCGCAGCCGCTCGGCCAGGCGGCGCAACCCTTCTTTCAGGTCACCCGTTACGTGATTGAAGCGGGCGATGTGCTGGCGCTGGCCAGCAGCAGCGTGCTGCACCTGGGCCGGGAAGCGCTGGCCGGGGCCGGGCAGCGCGGCAACGTTCAGGCCACAGTCAACCGTCTCAAGGAGCATACCCTGGTGGAGGCGGCGGCGATGGTCCTGCAGTTCGTGCCGCCGGGGGAACCGGTCCCGCTGGCGGTCGAAACTGCGCCGGTGGAAGAGCCACCGCCGGGTCCTGTAGCGGAACCTCCGGCGACCGGGCGAGGGTCGTCCCGCCTGTGGCGGCGCAGCCGTGCGCCTCAGGACTCGCTGGTGGAAGCGGCGGCGGCAGTGCGTCCGCGCCTGGATGAACTTCAGCAGGAAGGACGTACCCTGCGCCTGCGGCTGGGCCAGCGCCTCCTGCGCCTGTTGCAGCGGGGTATGGTGAAGATCGTGGCCGCCCTGCATGCCCTGCGCCGCGCCCTGAACCACCTGTTGCCGGAACCGGAGCCGGGCCGTCCGCCTTCGCTGCCGACGCCGATCGCGGCCAGCGCGGCGGTGCTGATCCCGGTGGCGGTGGTGCTGCTGGTGGTGGCTTATTCGCTCAATACCCGCGACGAGACAGCCTTTGAGCGCTGCCTTTCCCAGGCGCAGGAAGCCGCCGGTGCAGCAGAGCTGGTGGAGCAGAGCAGCCCGGAGCGCGCTCAGGAAGCCTGGTTTGGCGTGCTGGAGGTGACCAACCGTTGCCTGCCGCGTCGCCCGGATGACCCGCTGCTGGTCAGCATCCGGGAGAAAGCGCAGCGGCGGCTGGATGCCTTCGGCCAGATCGTGCGCTGTCCGATGGTGCCGCTGCAGCGTTACGAGCCGGGGGCGCGGTTGCGTGGCCCGATCCTGCGCAGTGATGTCGATCTGTACGTGCTGGACGCCACCCGCAGCATCCTTTACCGGGAGCGGCTCAACCAGGCCGGCAACGCTGTGATCGGTGATAGCGAGATTCTGGTGCAGC encodes the following:
- a CDS encoding ATP-dependent Clp protease ATP-binding subunit; translated protein: MERFTQRARRVLSLAQDEAERMQHNYIGTEHLLLGLIREEGGVAGRVLRDLGLDPRRVEDLVMRMTQAGKRTSPDERLDLSPGTKRVLELAVDEARRLEHHYIGTEHLLLGLVRQEEGVAIDVLKRLGVSPEEIKRHTRRVLQDSSSPSLPRRSSSESAGSASSSSASTPPGLNAPETRPAKRRSGESKTPLVDQLATDLTAKAEAGELDPVIGRDMEIERVIQILSRRNKNNPALIGEPGVGKTAIVEGLAQRIVNHETPRSLEGKRVLQLDVGSLVAGTMYRGQFEERLKRVIEELKSSDSILFIDEVHMLVGAGSAGSSVDAANILKPALARGELQCIGATTFDEYRKHIESDAALERRFQPVNVDEPTIEETISILQGLRPNFEEHHTVEITDEAISAAAHLSARYVTDRFLPDKAIDLVDEGSARVRMYKSPESMRVRKLEARINDLREDLNYPDDYTEEQLAAMRKELADLEKEYEGYRSHWNPETGRSRLTAEDIAEVVSMLTGIPVTQIAGEESERLLHMEDALRQRIIGQEEAIQAISKAVRRARAGLKDPRRPIGSFIFLGPTGVGKTELTKALAQFLFGSEDALIQLDMSEFMERHNVARLVGAPPGYVGYEEAGQLTEAIRRRPYSIVVFDEIEKAHPEAFNMLLQIMEEGHLSDARGRTVDFRNALIIMTSNIGADTIKKGPSLGFGLPTADEQKEAEQGYEAMRKTLMEQLRRAFRPEFLNRLDAVIVFRALSKEDITKIVDLRLDEVRQRVKEHALNLEVTDAAKAFLAREGFDPEYGARPLRRVITNLVEDRLSDFILSGQYTLGGTVLIDYDEQAGELTFREVQPESAGEPQPST
- a CDS encoding S1 RNA-binding domain-containing protein, which gives rise to MPENLAPSNDVSSVPDLEPVQPEADVTSEVPAQPEEEPATAPVEEMPLPQPAEPESSSAEPAEATVATEAGAPVPESTPADEGEAAEAEPGEAPSGEEEGKLKRGDIVEGRVIQRSPTEIIVELEDGVIGIVSGRELGRMDRKALDDLEIGKNVLVYVLNPSNRNNQAVLSLTRALEEHDWREAQEYAESQRLYHGKVSGYNKGGLIVRFGRVRGFVPASQVSEERRQAAAGESPMERWGSMIGDDIVVKVVEVDRARNRLILSERSAIKEWRDQRKADLLDKLEVGSVRTGRVVSLTDFGAFVDLGGADGLVHLTEMSWKHVTRPDEIVKVGDEVRVKVISLDRERRRIGLSMKALETDPWDEVVKNFRVGQLVRGTITKLTKFGAFACLEGAPEIEGLIHISELADHRVGHPREVVNENEVLTLRIVKIDRAQRRMGLSLKQVNAVDYLEIDLATYNNDQTPPVADTPADEATGPEEDTES